The segment CGGATTCTATAAGATATAACTTTAAAACCCAGAAAGCACTTGTGTATAATTCCCGAACCACGCAGGGAACTTTTAATGTGTTAGGTGAGGTGACAAAAAGACAAAACGATTCTGTATATTATATGCAGAATGTAAGATTTACAACTTCTGAAAACGAGGAGAATCCTGATTATTATTTTTATGCCCGAAGGATAAAATTTGTACCTCAAAAGAAGATAGTAAGTGGTCTTGTTAATATGTACATTGCAGATGTACCCACTCCTCTGGGTCTGCCCTTTGGATATTTTCCAATGACTGAAGAAGAGACATCAGGATTTATTATTCCTTCTTTTGGACAAACGAATCAGCGAGGTTATTTTCTGCAAAACGGAGGTTATTACTTTGCTATAAGTGATTATGTAGATCTTTTGGTTTTGGGAGATTACTATACAAACGGCAGTTATGGATTAAGAACAGAATCAAATTATGCCAAGAGGTACAGGTACAGGGGAAATATAAATTTCAGGTATGAAAACCTTCTGGATAGTGAGAGGGGTTTCCCCGATTTCTCGCAGCAAACCGTTTACAACCTGCAATGGACCCATTCCCAGGACCAGAAATCGAATCCAAGTTCAAGGTTTTCAGCTTCAGTAAACCTGGGTAGTAGTAATTATTATCAGGAATCGGTAAACCAGTCCAATACTGCCAATTTCTTAAATAACACCTTACGATCTTCTGTATCTTATTCAAAAACTTTTTCAGGAGAACCAAATGTTAATTTAAGTGTTGCTGCTACTCATCAGCAAAATACAAGGACGCAGCAAATAGATATGACTTTGCCCACGGTCCAGGGTAGTATGGGAAGAATTTACCCATTGGCTCCAAAAGTGGGAACTAAAAAAGGGATTATTGAGAATATTAACCTTCAGTATAACTTTAGAGGCGAAAACCGAATTTCCACAACCGATTCTCTTTTCCTGTCTCCTGAAATGTTTCGGGATGCGAATTATGGCGTACAGCACAGTATCCCGCTTTCCACCAATTTTAAAGTTTTTAAATATTTTAGTGTTAGTTCCAGTGCCAACTACCAGGAGAGCTGGGTATTTAAAACTTATGACCGTATTTATGATCCCAACTTAAGAGAGGTTATAGTGGATACTATTAGAGGTTTTGATTCTTTCCGAAGCTATAATTTTAGTACGAGTGTAGGAACTACTCTTTACGGACTTAAAAACTTTGGAAACGATAAAAAGATCCAGGCTATAAGGCACGTAATGCGACCTTCGATAAATTATAGTATTAATCCTGCATTTGACCAGTACTGGGATGAGTATGAAATCATTAACGAGCAGGATCCCGGTCTTAACCTATTAGTTGAATATTCAAGATTCCAGGGGTCATTGTATAGCCCGCCGGGAAGGAATTTTTCAAGTTCTATTGGGTTGAGCCTTAGTAATACTGTTGAAGCAAAAGTTAGGGACAAGGACAGTACTGCCACAGAACCCAAGAAGATCACCCTGCTTAACAACTTTAGCATTGGAACCTCCTACAACCTTGCGGGGGATTCCTTAAGACTTGCACCCGTTAGTCTTAGGGGAAGTATTCCTATTATTCAAAACAAACTTGATGTAAACGTAGCCGCCAATTTGGATTTGTATGCTCTTGATAACAATAACCGCCGCATTGATAAACTGAATATCCAGAACGGAGGTAGTCTCTTTCGATTTACTATGGCCAATGTAAGTTTTGGTTATAATTTTTCAAGCAAAGATTTTGCTGAAGGTGGGGATGAAAACAAAGATAAAATAGAGAATGAGACCTTTAGAAACGGAGGACGACCCGATGATCTCTTCGGAAAAGAAACTGACATAGATGGGAGATTTATGGATGATGAAGAAGATCCTTTTGAAAATGATGAAGAAAGAGAAAATGATCAATGGTATAATTATAAAATTCCGTGGAATTTAAGACTTGCATACACAATGACCTATAACAATATGGCTCGCCAGAATGAAATATCCTCCCACTCAATCATGTTTTCAGGAGATGTTGAACTGGCCCCTAAATGGGTAGTTGGTGGCTCTTCGGGTTTTGATATTAAAGAAGGAGGTTTTACTTATACACAATTAAGATTTCAACGGGATCTTGACAGCTGGAACATGTCATTTAACTGGGTGCCTTTTAGTCCCCGTGCCTCCTGGTATTTCTTTATTGGTATAAAATCCTCTATTCTTAGGGATATTAAGTACGACAAGAGAAGAGTACCGGACAGAGCTTTGTAGGTAATATCAAAGTTAGAAGGTAGAAGTTGGAAGTGGGAAGGTAGAAGTTGGAAGTGGGAAGTTGGAAATAAGTTAGAAGTTGGAAATAAGTTAGAAGTTTGAAATATTAGAAGGAATACAATAATCTGGTAACTGATATAATTGTTTAATTTAAAGTGCTTTTAATATTATGAAGAAAATAATTAAGACATCGATGGCTCCGGCACCAATAGGACCATACAATCAGGCTGTGTTAACGGGAAATATGCTTTACACATCGGGGCAGATAGCTATTAATCCTGAAACTAACGAGCTGGAAACGGGAAACCTGGAAGAGGAGACGAAACTGGTGATGGAAAACTTAAAGGCTATTTTGACTGAGGCAGGAATGACTTTTGAAAATGTCATTAAAACTTCTATTTTCATTAGCGATATGAACAACTTCTCAAGGATCAATGAAGTTTATGGGAAATATTTTGATCCTGAAACAGCACTTACCAGAGAAACAGTTGAAGTTGCAAATCTCCCGAAGTTTGTTAATGTAGAAATAAGCGCTATAGCAGTTAAATAGCCTTCATCATTAACCTTGCGGTTGCGGGATTTGTTGCTATAGGAATATCGTGCACATCACACAGCCTCATAAGCATTACAATATCCGGTTCGTGAGGGTGCTTGTCGAGAGGATCTCTGAAGAAAAGGATCATTTGTACATGACCTTCTGCGAGACGGGAAGCGATTTGTGCATCACCTCCCAATGGCCCCGACAAAAGTTTTTCTACCTTAAAACCAGCTGCTTCAGTTTTATTTCCTGTATTCCCAGTGGCAATAAGCTTAATTCCTTTGGACATTAAAACTTCCTTATGTTCATTTAGAAATTGAACCATTTCTGCCTTTTTCCCATTATGGGCTATTATTGCTATTGTCATAATTAAGTAGATAATATATCAGAAATCCTTAAAAGATCCTTATTGATATCAGGTTTTGATTTAAGGGCGTCTTCAAGACTGGTTGCTTCTATCTTGTTATTGATCAAACCTACCATGATGTTGGTTCTCCCGTCCAATAAAAGTTCTACTGCTTTCACACACATCCTGCTAGCCAAAACCCTGTCAAAACAGGTGGGGCTTCCTCCTCTTTGAATATGTCCAAGAACAGTAACCTTCGCATCGTAATCTGGAAGATTTTCCTTTATATATTCTGCAAGTTGAAAGACATTTTTTCCAATCTTATCACCTTCAGAAACAACAACAATACTGGATGTTTTCCCTGATCTCCTACTGCGTTCCAAAGAAAATAACAGCCGCTCCAGTCCCAGGTTTTCTTCAGGAATTAAAATCTCTTCGGCTCCTGCTCCAATCCCGCTGTTTAAAGCGATAAATCCGGCATCCCTTCCCATTACTTCTACAAAGAACAGCCTGTTGTGCGAACTGGCAGTATCCCTGATTTTATCAATAGCTTCTACAACAGTATTAAGAGCAGTGTCATAACCAATGGTGAAGTTGGTGCCATAGATATCATTATCTATAGTTCCCGGCACACCTATAACAGGAATATTATGTTCTTCATTTAAAATTTTTCCTCCTCTAAATGTACCATCCCCACCAATTAGAACAAGAGCATCTATCCCGGCTTTTTTTATGGTATCTGCTGCTTTTTGCCTAGCCTTCAACAGTAAGAAATTCTTTAGATCGTGCAGATTGTAAAATTGTACCTCCCCTGGAAATAATATTTCGAACACTCCTTGGCCCAAGTTCCTCGTAAACACCGTCAATTACTCCCTGGTATCCTCGGTAAAACCCAATACATTCAATGTGGTAAAAAGCGCAGGCTCTAACTACGGCTCTAATTGCTGCGTTCATTCCGGGAGCATCTCCTCCCGATGTTAATACTCCAATTCGTTTAATTTTTTTCGCCATTTATTTATTTTAATCTTTAACCTGCTAATTTATGAATTTATTAAAAAGTACTCAATTTAGATCTACTTGAAAAACCAGTAGAAATCTATTGTTCCGGAAATACAATGTACTCAGGAGCCAGAGATTTTTTATCTGAAACTCCTTCTCCCTCTTCTTGCTTGATTGCCTGCGTATTGGCAATTTTTCGAATAAGCTCTTTGAAAGTGTCAAAGTCAACCGAATATGTTAGACCTAATCCCTGAGTAAATCCTATTTCTTCTCCAATGAACTGGATGTTATTTTCCCTGTTAAATACTTTTGCTCTCAAAGTACCCTCTTCATTTAAAAGAAATTGAATTTCCACATCCCCAATTATGACAGATTCAGTCACACCTCCAACAGGAACTCCTACGGCTCCGTTAATGAGGACTCTGTCGCTTATTTGGGTAGATAGGGTCAAACCAAACCTGTCTACTGTTTGTTGATCGGGTGTCCTGTCTCCCTGCACGTAATTTACACCTACCTGGAACTTCCCATCCTCGTCAGCAAATATATCATTTACTATGCTGGAAGCTCTTTCAACTAAATTCCCGGTTATAGCATTCTGACCAATTGCCATTTCACTATAAAAGGAGCCCTGGGTAACCAGGAATAAAGCCTGTAACTCCCTGCTTGCGCGGTCATTCATCCTATACTCAAGCTCTGAGCGTACGGCGCTACTGGCATTTGGAAATTCCACATCAAATGTAAGTTCCGGCTGTGCGATCTGGCCCTGTAATAAAATGACAACTTCAACAGGAATTTTTCGGTTCAAAGATGGATTTTCCAGCAGCACCGCAGGATTAGCAGTGACATCGTAAACAGCACTTACATCTAATTCGGCCTGGGTTGGGCTACCATTCCAGGTGATATTTCCTCCCGGTTTAACCCTGAAGATCTTTTGAACCAGTCCTGCATATTTGAAATTGTAAACTCCCTCATACACTACAAAGTCTCCCCACATGTTGAACTTGCCGTTTGTGTTGATCTCAATAAGCATGCTTCCTGCTCCCCGTCCCCTTAATGTACTTCCGCTGGTTTGATCTATTACTACTTCTACTTCAGCATCATTGGTAATATCGAGGTCAAAATTGAGTTCCAAACCTTTTACCTCAGGTAGTTCTATCTCCTCTCCCGCCAGCCTGGAAGCTTTTTCTTCCGGACTTAAGAAATGGATATAAGAATTATCTCCAACAGATTCGGCATCACTTAAGGGAATTTTAAATATAGTTCCCCGTTCGGTTGCGGCGTTTACATTGATCACCAGCTCATCTGTAGCCCCTTTAATAGTAGCGAGACCATCTATAAAAGCTGTTCCGTAGTAAAGGGCATCAACTTCAGCTTCGGTATCGAGTACCAGCATGCGATCACTGGAAATTTCAAGGTCAAGGAACCAGCTTTTAAAATTTTGGTGGAAAATACTGCCGTCAATATTACTGTAGTTTGGTATTTAGTATCGAGTATTTTTACATTATTAAAGTTAAATCGTTGTTCTGTAAGATCAACAATTGCGGTATTTTCGAGGTTATAATCTATATTAAGATAGGGAATTCTAAAGTAAGCATCTTCCAGTTCCAGCTGCCCGTTAATATCAGGATTTCTGTAATCTCCTGTCACCTTCGCCTCGCCCGATGCAAAGCCCCTGATATTATCTATTGCTTCCCCTCCCAGGGGACTGAAAGCCGAGAGATTGATATTTTGCAGGGCTACATCTAAATTTATTAGTGGATCCTCTCCTGTAGCATCTATTTCACCAATAGCACTAAGAGACTCAAAACCTTTTCTCATAAGAGTAGCATCTATATTGTAAAACGTAAGGTTTTCATTACCGTTTACATCTATAGTAAGTCTTCCCATGGGAATTTCATTAATAGCCAGCCCATCAATTGTAAGGGAAGTGTTGGGAAAAAATGCCCCCTGTTCCTGCAGGAGATTAAGCCTGCCATTTAGTATTCCCCCAAGTTCAAGGCTATCTATTTCGGGGGTGATTTTGCCGATGTCGACTTCATCAAATTCAATTCTGAAATTTTTATAAGTAGAGTCCCTCTTTTCACCGCTCAACCTTATCATTTCGTTTTGATGGCTTAATACGAGAGAATCTACTGTGAGGTCGCGGAAGCTGTTTGAAAAAACTATTTTGTTACTCTTATTACTATTTTCATTTAGATACCACATGTTATCTTTAAACTTTACGTCTGAACGTTGAATACCAACAACAGAATTATTGTCTTCATTAATGGTATGAAAGAGGTTTATATTAAATACATCATCATTTCGTTTTCCTCCCTGAAATTCTGAACGAATGAACAGGGTGTCTCTAAGCGTTACATTAATTAAATTAAATTCTGAAAAATTGTAAAGGCTGGTAGCAACACTGTCGGCTTCAACGAAGGTATTGTAAAGAGGGTTTGTATTATCAACCTGGATATTAATGCCTTCCATCATATTACCAAAGGCCTCAATCCTGGGAGAACGGAAAGTCAGCCGGAATTCAGATTCATCAGATTCTACCCTCCCCCTAATGAAGGTATTGGGAGCGAGGGTAATTTCAGGATAAAAAATCTCGACAATCTTATTGTAGATGTCAAAATCAAATTCCATGTATTGATTAGTGGTAATTGTATTCGGCCTGTAATTAGTATAGATACTACCAATAGAATTTTCTACCAGGGACCCTACTTCTGAAATTTTGAAATTTCCTGTAACCTGCCCACTAATAACATCTGGCGAGCTAACTGCTATGGTTCTTATTCCTTCCTCGTCAAATTCTGAAGTAATACTTAAATCATCGAAGTAGTAAAGATCGGTAGGATTTTGATAGGTTGCATTTAGGAGATAGATATTTCCGGAGACATTATCCAGGGAATTTCCCTGCATATTCATAATAATATCACCTTTTAATATCGATAAACTATCGCGGGTAACGAAGTTCAACTCGTGTAAATTGGCATAACCCACTGAGGCTTCAAAATCATAAATATTCTCTTGTTGAGAAATATCCAGAAGACCATTAAATTCCATTCTCAGGTTAGGATCCTGCGATACAAGATTTCCATTAAAAATTGAATTTCTAACCATTCCCATTACGAGAATTCCCGTATACCTGTAATCGTTGTAAGTAAGGGACGAAATTCTTCCTCTAACATTTGTGTTAAGACTTTCTGCGGTAAAACCTTTTCCATCTATATTTATGTCAAAACTTGTCTTACCCAGTTCTTTTTTGTTTAGAAAGCGTCCAATATTGAAATTATTAAAAACAAGATTCCCTTTATAACGGGTAGCTGTGGAACTGCTGAAATCACTTAAGACTATATCGGCCTTTGCTGATCCTAATTGGGTTTTTATGAAAACATTTACATCGAGCATACTGGTAGTAATTACAGCAATTCCCTGAAGCTGCAGGTTTCCAAAGTCGCGAAGGGTGACGGGTAGAACCTCCCCAAGGACAGATGGAAGAAGATTTACAAGGTCATAATAATTAGACGATAAATTTTCTAAATTTCCTTCCAGGCGAAATTCCTCAGTATCAGCAAAGGCTCCTACAACGTGTAAAGTTCCATCAATGCTACTGCGGTCGAGCCCCTTCATCTCAAGGTCTTCCAGTATAAAATCATTTAATGTTCCTGTGATCTTGCTGTTAAGTACAAAAGTTTGATCCTCTCCAAATGGTTCATAGAACACCTTTAGATCGTTGGTTGATATTCGGGACTCCCTAAAAACACCTTCTATCGCTACTTTATTTTCAAAATCAGAAAAATCGGATATGACATAAACGAGGTTTATATCGGCATCCAGAGTAGAACTGGGGGTTTCAAGAAAGAGGCCATCCAGGTGCATCTCTGTAGGGCTGTAGGAAAATTCAGTTTTTAAATTGGTAATATCCAATCCTCTTCCTTCCTGCGCAGTTAACGCGTTGATTGAGACAGAAACGTCACTTCCTGCGACTTTCAAATTTTCTGCCTGCAAGTCCAGGTTTTCCAAAATGACCATCTCGGGATTGTTCAGGTTTTCATTTATAAAACTATAGGAACCATCGGTAATATAAATGTCTCTTATAAAAAGTTCAAAGGATTTCTTTTTTCCGGTAGGTTCAGTCTTTAATTTTTCCAGAAAAACACCCAGGTTATCTGTTTCCTCCCCCTGGTATTTAACCATATTAAAAGTGAAACCTTTGGCTGTAGTACTTCCAAGTCTGGGAGTATTATTAATAAGATTGGAGAGACTAAGAATCGAAGTTTTTAATTCTACTACGTTAATAAGGGTATCCTGATGGTGATCTTCTATGTAAACATCATTAAGCTTCACTTTTCCCAAATATGAAAGACTAACCCTTCCTACAGAGATATGAACATCTGACTGCTCTTTAATGGATTTAGTTAGCTTTTTTGCCACCGATGTTTGTACGGCAGGGATGGAAAATAAGATCAATAAAAGCACGAAGAACAAAAGCAGTGCAACGACTGTTCTAATTAGTATTTTCCAGAATTTTTTGATACGCTTTTAAATTATAACTTTGTGGATTGTAAAAACAAATATGCCCCTTCTAAAATAATGGCAAAATCCCGCGACATTTATATTCTAGCAATAGAATCATCTTGTGACGATACCGCTGCTGCTGTCCTGCACAACGATAAATTACTGTCTAATATTGTTGCTACACAGGAGGTTCATAAAAAATACGGCGGTGTAGTTCCAGAACTTGCATCCAGAGCACATCAGCAAAATATTGTGCTTGAGTAATTCATCAGGCAATTGTTGAAGCAAATATCGACAAAAAAGATGTATCTGCAATTGCTTTTACTAAAGGACCGGGTCTTATGGGTTCTTTACTTGTAGGAACTTCTTTTGCAAAATCACTTTCCCTTGGTTTACAAATTCCACTTATTGAAGTAAATCATATGCAGGCTCACATCCTGGCTCACTTTATTGATGAGAAGGAGTTTGAAAAGCCAAACTTTCCTTTTTTGGCGTTGACCATTAGCGGCGGGCATACACAAATTGTGAAGGTGAGCGACTACTTTAAAATGGAAGTTATAGGGCAAACGATAGACGATGCTGTAGGCGAAGCATTTGACAAGAGTGCTAAGATCCTGGGCCTACCTTATCCCGGTGGTCCTTTGGTTGATAAGTATGCAAAAGAAGGAAATCCCAGGGCATTTAAATTTACAAAACCCAAAGTGGAAGGGCTGGATTTCAGTTTTAGCGGACTTAAAACAGCGGTTCTTTATTTTATTCAAAAGGAAGTAAAAAATAATCCGGAATTTATTCAGGAAAATCTCAATGACATCTGCGCTTCTATTCAGTATACAATTGTAGAGATCCTTATGGACAAGTTGAAAAAGGCAGTGAAACAAACCGGTATAAACCAAATAGCAATTGGCGGAGGAGTTTCAGCTAACAGCGGAATAAGAACTGCCATGAAAAATGCTGAAAAAAAGTATGGCTGGAAAACTTTTATTCCGAAGTTTGAGTATACTACAGATAATGCTGCCATGATAGGAATAGTGGGCTACTACAAATATTTACAGGAGGAATTTACAGATCTTTCAGTCACTGCTCTGGCCAGGTATAAAATTTAAGTTATGCAGTTATTTTTTCATCCAGGCATTTCCGACAATGATCAACAGGTTGTCTTTCCGAAAGATGAAAGCAGGCATATTGTAAAGGTGTTGCGAAAGAAAGAAGGTGATATTCTTAATGTAACTAACGGAAAAGGATTTTTGTTTAAAACAGAAATTATTAGCGTAAGTCCTAACCAGTGTCTGGCAAATATCATAGAAACAGAAAAAGAACCGGAGCCGGATTATCATCTTCATCTTGCCGTCGCCCCCACCAAAATGAACGACTGGTATGAATGGTTTTTAGAAAAAGCCACAGAAATTGGAGTTCGCGAAATTACTCCTGTTATATGTGATCACAGTGAGAGAAAAGTAGTTAAACTGGAACGATTTGAAAGGGTGCTGCAAAGTGCTATGAAACAATCCCTGCACTTAAGTATCCCGGTTCTTCATAAGGAGATCCTGTTTTCAGAATTTATTTCTTCAAAAATTAAGGGAGATAAATTTATAGCTCACTGTGAGGAAAATGAAAAAAAATCTTTAAAATCTGTTTTAAATTCCGGCAGTCACTCTACAATCCTTATTGGTCCCGAGGGAGATTTTTCTTCAGAAGAAATAGAAATGGCCATTAGCAATGGCTGGGTCCCTGTGAGCCTGGGAAATAGCCGCCTGCGAACAGAAACTGCAGCAATAGTTGCCTGCCATACCGCCGCTCTGGCAAATGAAATATAAGGAAATTTATAAGTTTTCTTT is part of the Antarcticibacterium sp. 1MA-6-2 genome and harbors:
- a CDS encoding methylglyoxal synthase, producing MTIAIIAHNGKKAEMVQFLNEHKEVLMSKGIKLIATGNTGNKTEAAGFKVEKLLSGPLGGDAQIASRLAEGHVQMILFFRDPLDKHPHEPDIVMLMRLCDVHDIPIATNPATARLMMKAI
- a CDS encoding translocation/assembly module TamB domain-containing protein, which codes for MFHQNFKSWFLDLEISSDRMLVLDTEAEVDALYYGTAFIDGLATIKGATDELVINVNAATERGTIFKIPLSDAESVGDNSYIHFLSPEEKASRLAGEEIELPEVKGLELNFDLDITNDAEVEVVIDQTSGSTLRGRGAGSMLIEINTNGKFNMWGDFVVYEGVYNFKYAGLVQKIFRVKPGGNITWNGSPTQAELDVSAVYDVTANPAVLLENPSLNRKIPVEVVILLQGQIAQPELTFDVEFPNASSAVRSELEYRMNDRASRELQALFLVTQGSFYSEMAIGQNAITGNLVERASSIVNDIFADEDGKFQVGVNYVQGDRTPDQQTVDRFGLTLSTQISDRVLINGAVGVPVGGVTESVIIGDVEIQFLLNEEGTLRAKVFNRENNIQFIGEEIGFTQGLGLTYSVDFDTFKELIRKIANTQAIKQEEGEGVSDKKSLAPEYIVFPEQ
- a CDS encoding 16S rRNA (uracil(1498)-N(3))-methyltransferase; its protein translation is MQLFFHPGISDNDQQVVFPKDESRHIVKVLRKKEGDILNVTNGKGFLFKTEIISVSPNQCLANIIETEKEPEPDYHLHLAVAPTKMNDWYEWFLEKATEIGVREITPVICDHSERKVVKLERFERVLQSAMKQSLHLSIPVLHKEILFSEFISSKIKGDKFIAHCEENEKKSLKSVLNSGSHSTILIGPEGDFSSEEIEMAISNGWVPVSLGNSRLRTETAAIVACHTAALANEI
- a CDS encoding RidA family protein, producing MKKIIKTSMAPAPIGPYNQAVLTGNMLYTSGQIAINPETNELETGNLEEETKLVMENLKAILTEAGMTFENVIKTSIFISDMNNFSRINEVYGKYFDPETALTRETVEVANLPKFVNVEISAIAVK
- a CDS encoding putative LPS assembly protein LptD: MRTNSLFILFSSVFLLLAPHILQAQEIETANEVRIEAQRDSVRTVGDSLVPNPQMAIQQDTVKTDTVQRPRLLTDVVSYTAVDYMRLNPKENRMYLYNQAQITYGDMVMTAGLIIVDNEKGEVYAFGIPDSTGAYSQKPIFTQGQNTVEPDSIRYNFKTQKALVYNSRTTQGTFNVLGEVTKRQNDSVYYMQNVRFTTSENEENPDYYFYARRIKFVPQKKIVSGLVNMYIADVPTPLGLPFGYFPMTEEETSGFIIPSFGQTNQRGYFLQNGGYYFAISDYVDLLVLGDYYTNGSYGLRTESNYAKRYRYRGNINFRYENLLDSERGFPDFSQQTVYNLQWTHSQDQKSNPSSRFSASVNLGSSNYYQESVNQSNTANFLNNTLRSSVSYSKTFSGEPNVNLSVAATHQQNTRTQQIDMTLPTVQGSMGRIYPLAPKVGTKKGIIENINLQYNFRGENRISTTDSLFLSPEMFRDANYGVQHSIPLSTNFKVFKYFSVSSSANYQESWVFKTYDRIYDPNLREVIVDTIRGFDSFRSYNFSTSVGTTLYGLKNFGNDKKIQAIRHVMRPSINYSINPAFDQYWDEYEIINEQDPGLNLLVEYSRFQGSLYSPPGRNFSSSIGLSLSNTVEAKVRDKDSTATEPKKITLLNNFSIGTSYNLAGDSLRLAPVSLRGSIPIIQNKLDVNVAANLDLYALDNNNRRIDKLNIQNGGSLFRFTMANVSFGYNFSSKDFAEGGDENKDKIENETFRNGGRPDDLFGKETDIDGRFMDDEEDPFENDEERENDQWYNYKIPWNLRLAYTMTYNNMARQNEISSHSIMFSGDVELAPKWVVGGSSGFDIKEGGFTYTQLRFQRDLDSWNMSFNWVPFSPRASWYFFIGIKSSILRDIKYDKRRVPDRAL